A region from the Triticum aestivum cultivar Chinese Spring chromosome 3D, IWGSC CS RefSeq v2.1, whole genome shotgun sequence genome encodes:
- the LOC123076012 gene encoding uncharacterized protein codes for MAGNGPEMALKEGLVRFRLQQERNQAALSALPASLLRPDGDNLWLLFFEMRPKETSTARKLAAGAQIRFSDDTARLQKINQVRTSAVGKQIRDVIALLERTREPLTLHQINEKTYVDIDGNGAVAESLRNNAKVRFDGECYSYKRTHDVRGKDELLSLIRTFPDGLPASEVEDAYPSVLEDLQALKSSGDIYLLSVQRTNVFF; via the exons ATGGCGGGCAATGGGCCAGAG ATGGCGCTGAAGGAGGGCCTCGTCAGGTTCAGGCTGCAGCAGGAGAGGAACCAGGCGGCTCTATCCGCCCTCCCTGCTTCTTTGCTACGACCTGACGGCGACAATCTATGGCTTTT GTTCTTTGAAATGCGGCCAAAAGAGACTAGCACCGCGAGGAAGTTGGCCGCCGGAGCACAGATCAGATTCTCCGACGACACCGCGCGGCTACAGAAGATCAACCAAGTGAGGACGTCCGCCGTCGGAAAACAGATCAGAGATGTGATCGCGCTGCTCGAGAGGACGAGGGAACCTCTCACGCTGCACCAGATCAACGAGAAAACCTACGTCGACATCGACGGCAACGGCGCCGTCGCCGAGAGCCTGAGGAACAACGCCAAGGTGCGCTTCGACGGCGAGTGCTACTCGTACAAGCGCACGCACGACGTCAGGGGCAAAGACGAGCTGCTCTCGCTGATCAGAACCTTCCCCGACGGCCTCCCGGCGTCGGAGGTGGAGGACGCATATCCATCCGTGCTGGAAGACCTGCAGGCCCTGAAATCTTCAGGCGACATCTACTTGCTGTCGGTCCAGAGAACTAATGTTTTCTTCTGA
- the LOC123076800 gene encoding uncharacterized protein, with protein sequence MGVQQPQEKELKEGGVGERRKVAVAAVIVTMNLGILDCPICFHPLQPPIFQLIDIHKSTSNWDQPSWWAKMGNLLLVNMMLVPLRGVISVCCVQLLTGEYF encoded by the exons ATGGGAGTGCAGCAGCCGCAGGAGAAAGAGTTAAAGGAGGGCGGTGTCGGGGAGAGGAGGAAGGTTGCGGTGGCTGCTGTCATTGTCACCATGAACCTTGGCATCCTCGACTGCCCCATCTGCTTCCATCCCCTGCAGCCTCCCATCTTCCAG TTGATCGACATCCACAAGTCCACATCAAACTGGGACCAACCGTCCTGGTGGGCGAAGATGGGGAACTTGTTACTTGTTAACATGATGCTGGTGCCCCTTCGCGGTGTCATCTCAGTTTGTTGCGTCCAGCTTTTGACAGGTGAGTACTTCTAA